Proteins from a genomic interval of Ferrovibrio terrae:
- the phaR gene encoding polyhydroxyalkanoate synthesis repressor PhaR, producing the protein MAETDQTTGAQTTGAPVVKIKKYANRRLYNTATSSYVTLENLCQMVKDGQDFLVEDAKSGEDITRGVLAQIIFEEESKGGQQLLPIGFLRRLISFYGDSLQTLVPSYLEISMTSFQRNQDQMRQYMAESFGEMFPFRSIEEMGRQNMQMFQRAMTMFNPFVAGADGDKAAGTGDKPGEPVEVDVLKKQMEELRKQVEALARTKG; encoded by the coding sequence GTGGCCGAGACCGACCAGACGACAGGGGCTCAGACGACAGGGGCGCCGGTCGTAAAGATCAAAAAGTATGCAAACCGGCGGCTGTACAACACGGCGACGTCTTCCTACGTGACTCTGGAAAACCTGTGCCAGATGGTTAAGGACGGCCAGGATTTCCTCGTTGAGGACGCCAAGTCCGGGGAAGACATCACCCGCGGCGTGCTGGCCCAGATCATTTTCGAGGAAGAGTCCAAGGGCGGCCAGCAGCTGCTGCCGATCGGCTTCCTGCGCCGGCTGATCTCTTTCTACGGCGACAGCCTGCAGACCCTGGTGCCGAGCTATCTCGAAATCTCGATGACCTCGTTCCAGCGCAATCAGGACCAGATGCGCCAATATATGGCGGAATCCTTCGGCGAGATGTTCCCGTTCCGCAGCATCGAGGAAATGGGCCGTCAGAACATGCAGATGTTCCAGCGCGCCATGACCATGTTCAATCCCTTCGTCGCCGGAGCCGATGGCGACAAGGCGGCCGGCACGGGCGACAAACCCGGCGAGCCGGTCGAGGTCGATGTGCTGAAAAAGCAGATGGAAGAGCTGCGCAAGCAGGTTGAAGCGCTTGCCCGAACCAAGGGGTAA
- a CDS encoding 2-dehydropantoate 2-reductase, with amino-acid sequence MKIAPMRIAIVGAGAIGGYIGGLLARGGHDVTLIARGPHRDAIRSNGLTIESKGGERFVTHPACTDNPAEAGAQDLVILSLKAPAVPAMAEKMQPLFGTDTAMITAMNGVPYWYFHKHGGPLDGSRIASVDPGSRQWDLIGPQRAIGSVVWMAGAISAPGVIQHGNGNRLPIGEPDNSRSTRIQRISAALTAAGIDAPVHDNIRQEIWTKLWGNLSYNPVSVLTHGTLEGLSRDDDARAVLGAMMVESRLVGEKIGISFPVSVEERMGMAEKVGPHKTSMLQDLEAGRPMEIGGLIGVIAELARKLDIATPTIDTVLALLKVRARVAGTYNE; translated from the coding sequence ATGAAGATTGCCCCGATGCGTATAGCCATCGTCGGCGCTGGCGCCATTGGCGGCTATATCGGCGGCCTCCTTGCCCGCGGCGGCCATGATGTCACGCTGATTGCGCGCGGCCCGCATCGCGACGCGATCCGCAGCAATGGCCTTACTATTGAGAGCAAAGGCGGCGAGCGTTTCGTCACGCATCCGGCCTGCACGGACAATCCGGCCGAGGCAGGCGCACAGGATCTGGTCATCCTCAGCCTGAAGGCCCCGGCGGTGCCCGCCATGGCCGAGAAGATGCAGCCGCTGTTCGGCACCGACACCGCCATGATCACGGCGATGAACGGCGTGCCCTACTGGTATTTCCACAAACATGGCGGCCCGCTTGATGGGTCCCGCATCGCGTCGGTCGATCCCGGCAGCCGCCAGTGGGATCTGATCGGGCCGCAGCGCGCCATCGGCAGCGTGGTCTGGATGGCCGGCGCGATCTCCGCGCCCGGTGTGATCCAGCACGGCAATGGCAATCGCCTGCCGATCGGCGAGCCCGACAACAGCCGCAGCACCCGCATCCAGCGCATCAGCGCGGCGCTCACTGCGGCCGGCATCGACGCGCCGGTGCATGACAATATCCGCCAGGAAATCTGGACCAAGCTGTGGGGCAACCTGTCCTACAATCCGGTCAGCGTGCTGACCCATGGCACGCTCGAAGGCCTGTCGCGCGACGACGATGCGCGCGCCGTGCTGGGCGCGATGATGGTTGAATCCCGGCTGGTCGGCGAAAAGATCGGTATCAGTTTCCCGGTCAGCGTCGAGGAACGCATGGGCATGGCCGAGAAGGTCGGCCCGCACAAGACCTCGATGCTGCAGGATCTGGAAGCCGGGCGACCGATGGAAATCGGCGGCCTGATCGGCGTGATTGCCGAACTGGCGCGTAAACTGGATATCGCAACCCCGACCATCGACACCGTGCTGGCACTGCTGAAAGTGCGCGCCCGCGTCGCAGGGACTTACAACGAGTGA
- a CDS encoding adenylate/guanylate cyclase domain-containing protein, with product MTEPLPTVNPPPEAGRHRVRLSISRVLTVGVGALMLLAGLAYGIALVSGRLNTVELLRDRNDRIVNRLTERTQQQLDPAARQVEMLRQRLQTRQIGINEIGRLTDYMVATLDALPQVDAIAFLRNDLIATRVQRHPGGRYEPLHDSIADYFDRPAREEAVRRLRETAGRTDAYRNPVGWGALIWNPDIGQALINAHAPVVLDNIFIGEALAVVSLGTLTRLLETDSTDGEAVNFILYGDDAVLAHPTLLNHDYKLSMEKPVPRLQDIHDPVLQNIWSGQIDMLAARAMLGSDGAHIVEAENRRWIFVYRRLNVYGETPWLVGRYFPFDLVETEVNRLRVSVVVGGISLILSLLVAWRLGHLIRKPLLAIGDAANRLRNLDFDTPPLERTRLRELDDAAQAINAANAALRWFGNYVPRKLVNRLVREGEDAINTSKERPVTVMFTDLVGFTAMSEQMSAQETADILNEHFALVTACIEGTGGIVDKFIGDAVMAVWGAIKRDEDHAANACRAVDEICKALAADNARHAMLGKPILRMRIGLHSGPVVIGNIGAPGRINYTVVGDTVNTAQRLEQLGHDHQQDSEQFIALVSAETVTSAGFDPRPPYVGRMAVKGRMGEIEVYRLDRLAKS from the coding sequence TTGACTGAACCCCTGCCAACCGTCAACCCGCCGCCCGAGGCGGGCCGCCATCGTGTGCGCCTGTCGATTTCGCGCGTGCTGACCGTCGGCGTCGGCGCATTGATGCTGCTGGCCGGCCTCGCCTATGGCATCGCACTGGTCAGCGGCCGTCTCAACACCGTTGAACTGCTGCGCGACCGCAACGACCGCATCGTCAACCGGCTGACCGAGCGCACGCAGCAGCAGCTCGATCCAGCCGCACGCCAGGTCGAGATGCTGCGTCAGCGGCTGCAGACCAGGCAGATCGGCATCAACGAAATCGGCCGCCTGACCGATTACATGGTGGCGACGCTGGATGCGCTGCCGCAGGTGGATGCCATCGCCTTCCTGCGCAACGACCTGATCGCAACGCGCGTGCAGCGCCACCCGGGCGGGCGCTATGAACCGCTGCACGACTCGATTGCCGACTATTTTGACCGGCCTGCCCGCGAGGAAGCCGTGCGGCGCCTGCGCGAAACTGCCGGTCGCACCGACGCATACCGCAACCCGGTCGGCTGGGGCGCGCTGATCTGGAACCCCGATATCGGCCAGGCACTGATCAATGCCCATGCGCCGGTGGTGCTGGACAACATCTTTATCGGCGAAGCGCTGGCCGTGGTGTCGCTCGGCACGCTGACGCGCCTTTTGGAAACCGACAGTACGGATGGCGAGGCCGTCAACTTCATCCTCTACGGCGATGATGCCGTGCTGGCGCATCCCACGCTGCTGAACCACGACTACAAGCTGTCGATGGAAAAGCCCGTGCCACGGCTGCAGGATATCCATGATCCGGTGCTGCAGAATATCTGGAGCGGACAGATCGACATGCTGGCGGCCCGCGCCATGCTGGGCAGCGACGGCGCGCATATCGTCGAGGCCGAGAATCGTCGCTGGATTTTCGTCTACCGCCGCCTCAACGTGTATGGCGAAACGCCCTGGCTCGTCGGCCGCTACTTCCCCTTCGATCTGGTCGAAACCGAGGTGAACCGCCTGCGGGTATCGGTGGTCGTCGGCGGCATCAGCCTGATCCTGTCGCTGCTGGTGGCATGGCGTCTCGGTCATCTGATCCGCAAGCCGCTGCTGGCGATCGGCGATGCCGCCAACCGCCTGCGCAACCTGGATTTCGACACACCTCCGCTGGAACGCACACGCCTGCGCGAACTGGACGACGCCGCCCAGGCGATCAACGCCGCCAATGCCGCGCTGCGCTGGTTCGGCAACTATGTGCCGCGCAAGCTGGTCAACCGGCTGGTGCGCGAGGGCGAAGACGCGATCAATACCAGCAAGGAGCGCCCCGTCACCGTGATGTTCACCGACCTGGTCGGCTTCACGGCCATGTCGGAGCAGATGAGCGCGCAGGAAACCGCCGATATCCTGAACGAGCATTTTGCGCTGGTAACCGCCTGCATCGAAGGCACCGGCGGCATCGTCGACAAATTCATCGGCGACGCGGTGATGGCCGTCTGGGGCGCGATCAAGCGCGACGAGGACCACGCCGCCAATGCCTGTCGTGCGGTGGACGAAATCTGCAAGGCGCTGGCCGCCGACAATGCGCGCCATGCCATGCTGGGCAAACCGATCCTGCGCATGCGCATCGGCCTGCATTCCGGTCCGGTCGTGATCGGCAATATCGGTGCGCCCGGCCGCATCAACTACACCGTGGTGGGTGACACGGTGAATACCGCCCAGCGGCTGGAACAGCTTGGCCATGACCACCAGCAGGACAGCGAGCAGTTCATCGCGCTGGTCAGTGCCGAAACTGTGACGTCAGCCGGCTTCGACCCCCGCCCGCCGTATGTCGGCCGCATGGCGGTGAAGGGCCGCATGGGTGAGATCGAGGTCTATCGTCTCGACCGGCTGGCAAAATCGTGA
- a CDS encoding anti-sigma factor family protein: MTGKPAAITEPDLVAYVDDRLPSERRADVEAHLALNAEDAARVAAWQQQADDLRVHFDRDLNEPVPAEMAALFAQRPSMPGPLLRMAAVLALVLLGAGAGWYGRGVFAPVEIVAALPQEATRAHLVYSREVLHPVEVTAKEEQHLVAWLSKRLGTALKVPSLSGQGFGLVGGRLLPASSGNHAAAQFMYENRQGQRLTLYVRSGEGGGDTSFRFTGEGNAVAFYWVEDGFGYALTGETGREALLPAARAVYEQLTR; the protein is encoded by the coding sequence AAGCCAGCAGCCATCACCGAGCCCGATCTGGTGGCCTATGTCGATGACCGGCTGCCGTCCGAGCGGCGCGCCGATGTCGAGGCGCATCTGGCACTGAATGCCGAGGATGCCGCGCGCGTCGCCGCCTGGCAGCAGCAGGCCGACGATCTGCGCGTGCATTTCGACCGCGATCTGAATGAACCCGTACCGGCGGAAATGGCGGCGCTGTTCGCGCAGCGCCCATCTATGCCGGGTCCTCTGTTGCGCATGGCCGCTGTGCTGGCGCTGGTGCTGCTGGGCGCAGGTGCGGGCTGGTACGGCCGTGGTGTCTTTGCGCCGGTCGAAATTGTGGCGGCGCTGCCGCAGGAAGCGACGCGCGCGCATCTGGTCTACAGCCGTGAAGTGCTGCATCCGGTCGAGGTGACAGCCAAGGAAGAACAGCATCTGGTGGCCTGGCTGTCGAAGCGGCTGGGTACCGCGCTGAAAGTGCCGAGCCTGTCGGGACAGGGTTTCGGGCTGGTTGGCGGCCGCCTGCTGCCGGCTTCCAGCGGCAACCATGCTGCCGCGCAGTTCATGTATGAAAATCGCCAGGGCCAGCGGCTCACGCTCTATGTGCGCTCGGGCGAAGGCGGCGGCGACACGTCGTTCCGCTTCACCGGCGAAGGCAACGCAGTGGCCTTCTACTGGGTGGAAGACGGGTTTGGCTATGCGCTGACGGGCGAGACTGGCCGCGAGGCCCTGCTGCCGGCGGCGCGCGCCGTCTACGAGCAGCTGACGCGCTAA
- a CDS encoding alpha/beta hydrolase encodes MSFDWRKLPQDQLEAQYNPRSAVPDFQQHFDAYVAKSSATRAAIGGDYDLRYGSGPLQTYDLHKPKDTKAGAPLVVVIHGGYWRGLDKNTMTFALPPYLDRGAVVVNLNYDLCPQVTLDAIVREMQEALAHVATKAADWGADPAKLHVIGHSAGAHLAAMMVAAPWPKDLGPQPAVASLGLISGVYSLEPVLQISVNESIRLDNAMATRNSVTDFPPKIKGPVLVAYGADEPEAWRNQSIDFHQACRDAGIRSNLLVMANGNHFTIKFAAADPEHPLGAALLKQIFS; translated from the coding sequence ATGAGCTTTGACTGGCGTAAACTTCCTCAGGACCAGCTCGAAGCCCAGTATAATCCGCGCTCCGCTGTGCCGGATTTCCAGCAGCATTTCGATGCCTATGTTGCGAAATCCTCGGCCACCCGCGCTGCCATTGGCGGCGACTACGACCTGCGCTATGGCTCTGGTCCGTTGCAAACCTATGACCTGCACAAACCGAAAGATACCAAAGCCGGCGCGCCGCTGGTGGTGGTGATTCATGGCGGCTACTGGCGCGGCCTCGACAAGAACACCATGACCTTCGCGCTGCCGCCCTATCTCGATCGCGGCGCAGTCGTTGTGAACCTGAATTACGATCTCTGCCCGCAGGTGACACTGGATGCCATCGTGCGCGAGATGCAGGAAGCGCTGGCGCATGTCGCGACCAAAGCCGCCGACTGGGGCGCCGATCCGGCGAAGCTGCATGTCATCGGTCATTCGGCCGGCGCACATCTCGCCGCCATGATGGTCGCCGCGCCCTGGCCCAAGGATCTTGGTCCGCAGCCGGCGGTGGCGTCCCTGGGCCTGATCAGCGGTGTCTATTCGCTGGAACCCGTGCTGCAGATCAGCGTGAATGAGTCGATCAGGCTGGATAACGCGATGGCCACGCGCAACAGCGTCACGGATTTTCCACCGAAGATCAAAGGTCCGGTGCTCGTTGCCTACGGCGCCGACGAGCCCGAGGCCTGGCGCAACCAGAGCATCGACTTCCATCAGGCCTGCCGCGACGCCGGGATCCGCTCGAACCTGCTGGTGATGGCGAACGGCAACCACTTCACCATCAAATTCGCGGCCGCCGATCCTGAGCATCCGCTCGGCGCGGCGCTGCTGAAGCAGATTTTCAGTTAG
- the glpD gene encoding glycerol-3-phosphate dehydrogenase, protein MSSEPADLLIIGGGVNGTGIARDAAGRGLSIILAERNDLAGATSSAATKLIHGGLRYLEHYEFRLVREALGEREVLMKMAPHIIWPLRFVLPHHPGLRPAWMIRIGLFLYDNLAGRVTLPGSVSVDFTQGDARGRPLKKEFKRGFEYSDCWVDDARLVVLNAMAARSMGGQIFTRTAVTAARRDGGLWHVTLTDQITNVSREVTARGIVNAGGPWVRETLTGAFGQNPKNSVRLIKGSHIVTKKLFDGDHCYIFQNADNRIIFAIPYERDFTLIGTTDIQLEKWEGPPRISEEETTYLLDAASEYFKQPVTREQIVWSFAGVRPLYDDGDSDPSAITRDYVLDLEGKSGEPPLLSVYGGKLTTSRRLAEHALQKLAPFYPKMGKPWSGTKPLPGGELGMAFDAFVADLRHKYPGLDPAWLARLARRHGNAAHEILGDAQWASDLGESFGGGLYSREVDYLMRREWAREADDVLWRRTKCGLWVSATDRERLAHWMAQHRPNVETGA, encoded by the coding sequence ATGTCTTCTGAACCGGCCGATCTCCTGATCATCGGCGGCGGCGTCAACGGCACGGGCATCGCCCGCGATGCCGCCGGACGCGGCCTCAGCATCATCCTCGCCGAGCGCAACGACCTCGCCGGCGCCACCTCCTCGGCCGCTACCAAGCTGATCCATGGTGGCCTGCGCTATCTGGAGCATTACGAATTCCGTCTGGTGCGCGAGGCACTGGGCGAACGCGAAGTGCTGATGAAGATGGCGCCACATATCATCTGGCCGCTGCGCTTCGTCCTGCCGCACCATCCCGGCCTGCGTCCGGCCTGGATGATCCGCATCGGCCTGTTCCTCTATGACAATCTCGCCGGCCGCGTCACCCTGCCCGGCTCCGTCAGCGTCGACTTCACGCAGGGCGATGCCCGCGGTCGTCCGCTGAAGAAAGAGTTCAAGCGCGGCTTCGAATATTCCGACTGCTGGGTGGACGATGCCCGCCTGGTGGTGCTGAACGCCATGGCGGCGCGCAGCATGGGCGGGCAAATCTTTACCCGCACGGCCGTCACCGCCGCCCGCCGCGACGGTGGCCTGTGGCATGTCACGCTGACCGACCAGATCACCAACGTCAGCCGCGAAGTGACTGCGCGCGGCATCGTCAATGCTGGCGGCCCCTGGGTGCGCGAGACGCTGACCGGCGCGTTTGGCCAGAATCCGAAAAACAGCGTGCGTCTGATCAAGGGCAGCCATATCGTTACCAAAAAGCTGTTCGACGGCGATCACTGCTACATCTTCCAGAATGCCGACAATCGCATCATCTTCGCCATTCCTTACGAGCGCGATTTCACGCTGATCGGCACCACCGATATCCAGCTGGAAAAATGGGAAGGTCCGCCGCGCATCAGCGAGGAGGAGACCACCTACCTGCTGGACGCTGCCAGCGAGTATTTCAAGCAGCCGGTGACGCGCGAACAGATCGTGTGGTCCTTTGCCGGCGTGCGGCCGCTCTATGACGACGGCGACAGTGATCCGTCCGCGATCACGCGCGACTACGTGCTCGACCTCGAGGGCAAAAGCGGTGAGCCGCCGCTGCTGTCGGTTTACGGCGGCAAGCTCACCACCTCGCGCCGCCTGGCCGAGCACGCGTTGCAGAAGCTGGCGCCCTTCTATCCGAAGATGGGCAAGCCGTGGTCGGGCACCAAGCCGCTGCCCGGCGGCGAACTCGGCATGGCCTTCGACGCTTTCGTGGCCGACCTGCGCCACAAATATCCCGGCCTCGATCCGGCCTGGCTGGCGCGTCTGGCGCGTCGCCATGGCAACGCCGCGCATGAAATCCTGGGCGATGCGCAATGGGCCAGCGATCTGGGCGAGAGCTTTGGCGGCGGCCTCTATTCGCGTGAAGTCGACTATCTGATGCGCCGCGAATGGGCGCGCGAGGCCGATGACGTGCTGTGGCGCCGCACCAAATGCGGCCTGTGGGTCAGCGCAACTGATCGCGAGCGGCTCGCGCACTGGATGGCGCAGCATCGTCCCAACGTGGAAACCGGGGCATGA